The Allocatelliglobosispora scoriae genome contains a region encoding:
- the ndk gene encoding nucleoside-diphosphate kinase, with protein sequence MSERTLVLIKPDAVRRGLVGEIIGRFERKGLVIDALALRSMDGELADAHYADHVTKAFYPPLKDFMTSGPLIAAIISGDEAIAVVRTLVGATDGRAAAAGTIRGDLSLSNRENLVHASDSPESSAREIALWFPEF encoded by the coding sequence GTGTCCGAGCGGACGCTCGTATTGATCAAGCCGGATGCTGTTCGTCGCGGTCTGGTCGGGGAGATCATCGGCCGGTTCGAGCGTAAAGGGCTGGTCATCGATGCCCTGGCGCTGCGCAGCATGGACGGCGAGCTCGCCGACGCGCACTACGCCGATCACGTGACCAAGGCGTTCTACCCGCCGCTCAAGGATTTCATGACGAGTGGGCCACTCATCGCCGCGATCATCTCCGGCGACGAGGCGATCGCCGTCGTGCGGACGCTGGTCGGTGCGACGGACGGCCGCGCGGCCGCCGCCGGCACGATCCGGGGCGACCTGTCGCTCTCCAACCGGGAGAACCTGGTGCACGCGTCGGACTCCCCGGAGTCGTCGGCGCGGGAGATCGCCCTGTGGTTCCCTGAATTTTAA
- a CDS encoding VOC family protein, giving the protein MANGLRKPLGTGRVTLAIILGTLGAYTAAAGAGMTSWPLAAIGVAALVLGVSLVVTSTMRGADRAWVDGTGYVLEIHEAPQSLTHGRCEMMLQIDAPGHPAASVKIRDPRVPVAKWPAVGSILPIQVATDDIRRVRVLWDEVRLVDSPTQQQPSQPSQQRQQPPPPQPQRSRYVDEADIYAGVTGDETYRPTTRREADYVFDIDADPETPPPTRRPGPGPRPRRTPEAEPETPPTPEGSLMTEVADEGPRGYTVDESGLIEGDLLVVPASIDVIDFNDAHPGPAADKPPSARENVVELVVGVPGQRQVEDVEPGYIDDGLISPLGGTIHGVGITMLVVDVSRSVAFYRDLLGFYEIDSGHNSAVLASGDTRIVLRRADELGTTNRRLTHLNLEVGDLDAVYRDLRRKGVEFTYAPRVVNRGERLELWGAAFKDPDGHAVNLTQWRARS; this is encoded by the coding sequence GTGGCGAACGGTCTACGCAAGCCGCTGGGGACGGGACGGGTCACACTCGCGATCATCCTCGGCACCCTCGGCGCCTATACCGCAGCCGCAGGTGCCGGCATGACGAGCTGGCCGCTCGCGGCGATCGGCGTCGCCGCCCTGGTCCTCGGTGTCAGCCTCGTCGTGACCTCCACGATGCGGGGAGCCGACCGGGCCTGGGTGGACGGCACGGGATACGTGCTGGAGATCCATGAGGCACCGCAGTCGCTGACCCACGGGCGCTGCGAGATGATGCTGCAGATCGACGCTCCCGGCCACCCGGCCGCCTCGGTGAAGATCCGCGATCCGCGGGTGCCCGTCGCGAAGTGGCCCGCCGTGGGCTCGATCCTGCCGATCCAGGTCGCCACCGACGACATCCGACGCGTGCGCGTGCTCTGGGACGAGGTGCGGCTCGTCGACTCCCCCACCCAGCAACAGCCGTCGCAGCCGTCACAGCAGCGCCAGCAGCCGCCCCCACCGCAGCCGCAGCGCAGCCGCTACGTCGACGAGGCCGACATCTACGCCGGGGTCACCGGTGACGAGACCTACCGGCCGACCACCCGTCGCGAGGCGGACTACGTCTTCGACATCGACGCCGACCCGGAGACCCCGCCGCCGACCCGCCGACCGGGCCCCGGCCCGCGCCCGCGCCGCACCCCGGAGGCCGAGCCCGAGACGCCGCCGACCCCCGAGGGCTCGCTGATGACCGAGGTCGCCGACGAGGGCCCCCGGGGCTACACAGTGGACGAGAGCGGGCTCATCGAGGGTGACCTGCTCGTCGTCCCGGCCTCGATCGACGTCATCGACTTCAACGACGCGCACCCCGGTCCGGCCGCCGACAAGCCGCCGTCGGCCAGGGAAAACGTGGTGGAGCTGGTGGTCGGTGTCCCCGGCCAGCGCCAGGTCGAGGATGTCGAGCCCGGCTACATCGACGACGGTTTGATCAGCCCGCTCGGCGGCACGATCCACGGTGTGGGGATCACGATGCTCGTCGTGGACGTGTCGCGCAGCGTCGCGTTCTATCGTGACCTGCTCGGCTTCTACGAGATCGACAGCGGGCACAACAGCGCCGTCCTCGCCTCCGGCGACACCCGGATCGTGCTGCGCCGCGCCGACGAGCTGGGCACCACCAACCGCCGGCTGACCCACCTCAACCTGGAGGTCGGCGACCTCGACGCGGTCTATCGGGACCTGCGCCGCAAGGGTGTCGAGTTCACCTACGCACCGCGCGTGGTCAACCGGGGCGAGCGGTTGGAGCTGTGGGGCGCGGCCTTCAAGGACCCCGACGGCCACGCGGTCAACCTCACCCAGTGGCGGGCTCGTTCTTAA
- a CDS encoding DUF4233 domain-containing protein produces MTNSTETTPDEPQIISGLRNPERAVRGLAAGTLVLEGITLLLAIQPVRMLGGSTAAVVTVAVTAVVAFLLSGMMGRRWAWHVASALQVVLVGAIALNWAIATVGVIFGLVWIYVLRVRKRILG; encoded by the coding sequence ATGACGAATTCCACGGAGACCACGCCGGACGAGCCGCAGATCATCTCCGGGCTGCGCAATCCCGAGCGGGCGGTGCGCGGGCTCGCCGCGGGGACCCTGGTGCTCGAGGGCATCACGCTGCTGCTGGCGATTCAACCCGTACGCATGCTGGGTGGGTCGACCGCCGCGGTCGTGACGGTCGCGGTGACCGCGGTCGTCGCCTTCCTGCTCTCGGGCATGATGGGCCGCCGCTGGGCCTGGCACGTCGCCTCGGCGCTGCAGGTGGTGCTCGTCGGGGCGATCGCCCTGAACTGGGCGATCGCCACCGTCGGCGTCATCTTCGGCCTCGTCTGGATCTATGTCCTGCGGGTGCGCAAGCGCATCCTCGGTTAA
- a CDS encoding bifunctional folylpolyglutamate synthase/dihydrofolate synthase, which produces MAANRQYQEIEAELGERGFTRMVFDLGRITELLDVLGSPQRAYPSIHLTGTNGKTSTARMIDSLLRAHGLHTGRYTSPHLETVRERISLDGEPVEEERFVATYREVEPVAELLDARNDEPLTYFDMTTALAFATFADAPVDVAVIEVGLGGAEDSTNVIEAGIAVILPIGLDHTEWLGDTLTDIALAKSGIIHPGATVICAIQEPEAMEPILDRCAEVGATLLREGVDFGVAGRAVAFGGQMLTLRGLGGVYKDVFVPLHGAHQGQNASIALAAVEVLLGAGKEKALEGPLVQEGFAQTTSPGRLERVRTAPTVLVDAAHNPHGMAATVRALTEEFAFGRLIGVVAMFADKDVAGTLELLEPVLDEIVVTRNSAVRSMDPTELAAIATEYFGEDRVHIAYEMPDAIEYAVERAESDQDTALSSVGVLITGSVVTVADARKLFKR; this is translated from the coding sequence ATGGCAGCCAACCGTCAGTACCAGGAGATCGAGGCCGAGCTCGGCGAGCGCGGCTTCACCCGGATGGTCTTCGACCTGGGCCGGATCACCGAGCTGCTCGACGTACTCGGCAGCCCGCAGCGGGCGTACCCGTCGATTCACCTCACCGGCACCAACGGCAAGACGTCGACCGCGCGGATGATCGACAGCCTGCTGCGCGCCCACGGCCTGCACACCGGGCGCTACACCAGCCCGCACCTGGAGACGGTCCGCGAGCGGATCAGCCTCGACGGCGAGCCGGTCGAGGAGGAGCGCTTCGTCGCGACCTACCGCGAGGTGGAGCCGGTCGCCGAGCTGCTCGACGCGCGCAACGACGAGCCGCTGACCTACTTCGACATGACCACGGCACTCGCCTTCGCGACCTTCGCCGACGCGCCCGTGGACGTGGCGGTCATCGAGGTCGGGCTCGGCGGTGCGGAGGACTCGACGAACGTCATCGAGGCCGGGATCGCGGTGATCCTGCCGATCGGGCTCGACCACACCGAGTGGCTCGGCGACACGCTCACCGACATCGCGCTCGCCAAGTCCGGCATCATCCACCCCGGTGCCACGGTGATCTGCGCGATCCAGGAGCCCGAGGCGATGGAGCCGATCCTGGACCGCTGCGCCGAGGTCGGCGCGACGCTGCTGCGCGAGGGCGTCGACTTCGGGGTCGCCGGGCGTGCGGTCGCCTTCGGCGGTCAGATGCTGACCCTGCGGGGCCTCGGCGGGGTCTATAAGGATGTCTTCGTCCCGCTGCACGGCGCCCACCAGGGGCAGAACGCCTCGATCGCGCTCGCCGCCGTCGAGGTGCTCCTCGGCGCGGGCAAGGAGAAGGCGCTGGAGGGGCCGCTCGTCCAGGAGGGCTTCGCGCAGACCACCTCGCCGGGCCGCCTGGAGCGGGTGCGCACGGCGCCGACCGTGCTCGTCGACGCCGCGCACAACCCGCACGGCATGGCCGCCACGGTCCGGGCGCTCACCGAGGAGTTCGCCTTCGGCCGGCTCATCGGCGTGGTCGCGATGTTCGCCGACAAGGACGTGGCCGGCACGCTGGAGCTGCTCGAACCGGTCCTCGACGAGATCGTCGTCACCCGGAACTCCGCGGTGCGCTCGATGGACCCGACCGAGCTCGCCGCGATCGCCACGGAGTATTTCGGCGAGGACCGGGTGCACATCGCCTACGAGATGCCCGACGCGATCGAGTACGCGGTGGAGCGCGCCGAGTCCGATCAGGACACGGCATTGTCCAGCGTCGGCGTCCTCATCACCGGCTCGGTGGTCACCGTGGCCGACGCACGGAAGTTGTTCAAGCGATGA
- a CDS encoding valine--tRNA ligase — translation MTQTEPGIADQHVELAAQYAPAEVETRRYEQWVSSGHFAADATSDKPPFSIVIPPPNVTGSLHIGHALDHTIQDAIIRRKRMQGYETLWLPGMDHAGIATQNVVERKLATDGLSRHDLGREAFVKKVWEWKAESGGTILGQMRRLGNSVDWDRERFTMDEGLSRAVQTIFKRLYDDGLIYRAERIINWCPRCLTALSDIEVEHSDDDGELVSIRYGEGADAIVVATTRVETMLGDTAVAVHPDDERYRHLVGTDVEVPFTGRRIPIVADEHVDPAFGTGAVKVTPAHDPNDFEIGQRHDLPSMTIMDERGVITAHGPFEGLDRYEARPAIVAALREQGRIVAEKRPYVHAVGHCSRCKTTVEPRLSLQWFVNTGPLAKTAGDAVRDGRVKIEPVELSKRYFAWVDNMHDWCISRQLWWGHRIPVYYGPEGQIVCVGPDDTAPTGEGWVQDEDVLDTWFSSALWPFSTLGWPEATPDLAKFYPTSVLVTGYDILFFWVARMMMFGLYAMEGKQPFDVVALHGMVRDQFGKKMSKSFGNVVDPLDWMDRFGADATRFALTRGSNPGSDVAVSEEWVAGARNFCNKLWNATRFALLNGATVDGDLPPESELSAVDRWILSRLQHTITAVDEQFEAFEFGKACDELYHFAWDDVCDWYVELAKPVLNGSDAAAAARTRRVLGHVLEQLLKLLHPVIPFVTDELWSSLTKGDSVMVSEWPVLDKARIDDRAEEELAALQRVVTEVRRFRSDQGLKPGQRVAAQLDGLGSAGIGAHETLIRSLVRLEQPGTDFTATATLTVSGGVTVALDTRGSIDVAAERARLTKDRAAAEKEAAQCRAKLGNEAFMGKAPADVVAKITERLSTAEADLTRIDTALAALPAA, via the coding sequence GTGACTCAGACCGAACCCGGAATCGCCGATCAGCACGTGGAACTCGCCGCGCAGTACGCGCCGGCTGAGGTGGAGACCCGGCGATATGAGCAGTGGGTATCGTCGGGTCATTTCGCCGCTGACGCGACCTCCGACAAGCCGCCTTTCAGCATCGTCATCCCGCCGCCCAACGTGACCGGTTCGCTGCACATCGGCCACGCCCTGGACCACACGATCCAGGACGCGATCATCCGGCGCAAGCGGATGCAGGGCTATGAGACGCTGTGGCTGCCGGGCATGGACCACGCCGGCATCGCGACGCAGAATGTCGTGGAGCGCAAGCTCGCCACCGATGGCCTCTCCCGCCATGACCTGGGCCGCGAGGCCTTCGTCAAGAAGGTCTGGGAGTGGAAGGCGGAGTCGGGCGGCACGATCCTGGGCCAGATGCGGCGGCTGGGCAACTCGGTCGACTGGGACCGCGAGCGGTTCACCATGGACGAGGGCCTGTCCCGGGCCGTGCAGACGATCTTCAAGCGGCTCTACGACGACGGCCTGATCTATCGTGCGGAGCGCATCATCAACTGGTGTCCGCGCTGCCTCACCGCGCTGAGCGACATCGAGGTGGAGCACTCCGACGACGACGGCGAGCTCGTCTCCATCCGCTACGGCGAGGGTGCCGACGCGATCGTGGTCGCGACGACCCGGGTCGAGACGATGCTGGGCGACACGGCCGTCGCGGTGCACCCCGACGACGAGCGCTACCGGCACCTCGTCGGCACGGACGTGGAGGTGCCCTTCACCGGGCGCCGGATCCCGATCGTCGCCGACGAGCACGTCGACCCGGCCTTCGGCACCGGCGCGGTGAAGGTGACGCCCGCGCACGACCCCAACGACTTCGAGATCGGCCAGCGGCACGACCTGCCGTCGATGACCATCATGGACGAGCGCGGCGTCATCACGGCCCACGGCCCGTTCGAGGGGCTCGACCGCTACGAGGCCCGTCCGGCGATCGTCGCCGCGCTGCGCGAGCAGGGCCGCATCGTCGCCGAGAAGCGTCCCTACGTGCACGCGGTGGGGCACTGCTCCCGCTGCAAGACCACGGTGGAGCCGCGCCTGTCGCTGCAGTGGTTCGTCAACACCGGCCCGCTGGCGAAGACGGCCGGCGACGCCGTCCGCGACGGCCGGGTCAAGATCGAGCCGGTGGAGCTGTCGAAGCGCTACTTCGCCTGGGTCGACAACATGCATGACTGGTGCATCTCGCGCCAGCTCTGGTGGGGTCACCGGATCCCGGTCTATTACGGCCCCGAGGGCCAGATCGTCTGCGTCGGCCCCGACGACACCGCGCCGACCGGCGAGGGCTGGGTCCAGGACGAGGATGTCCTCGACACCTGGTTCTCCAGCGCGCTGTGGCCCTTCTCGACGCTGGGCTGGCCCGAGGCCACGCCCGACCTGGCGAAGTTCTACCCCACGAGCGTGCTGGTCACGGGCTACGACATCCTCTTCTTCTGGGTCGCCCGGATGATGATGTTCGGCCTCTACGCGATGGAGGGCAAGCAGCCCTTCGACGTGGTCGCACTGCACGGCATGGTTCGCGACCAGTTCGGCAAGAAGATGTCGAAGTCCTTCGGCAACGTCGTGGACCCGCTGGACTGGATGGACCGCTTCGGCGCCGACGCGACCCGGTTCGCGCTGACCCGGGGCAGCAACCCCGGCTCCGATGTCGCGGTCAGCGAGGAGTGGGTCGCCGGAGCCCGCAACTTCTGCAACAAGCTCTGGAACGCGACCCGCTTCGCCCTGCTCAACGGCGCCACGGTCGACGGTGACCTGCCGCCCGAGTCGGAGCTGTCCGCTGTGGACCGCTGGATCCTGTCCCGGCTGCAGCACACGATCACCGCGGTCGACGAGCAGTTCGAGGCGTTCGAGTTCGGCAAGGCCTGCGACGAGCTCTACCACTTCGCGTGGGACGACGTCTGCGACTGGTATGTCGAGCTCGCCAAGCCCGTCCTCAACGGCTCCGACGCGGCTGCGGCCGCGCGGACCCGCCGGGTCCTGGGCCACGTGCTGGAGCAGCTCCTCAAGCTGCTGCACCCGGTGATCCCCTTCGTCACCGACGAGCTGTGGAGCTCGCTCACGAAGGGCGACTCGGTCATGGTCAGCGAGTGGCCCGTCCTCGACAAGGCGCGCATCGACGACCGGGCCGAGGAGGAGCTCGCGGCGCTGCAGCGGGTCGTCACCGAGGTCCGCCGCTTCCGCTCCGACCAGGGCCTCAAGCCGGGGCAGCGGGTCGCGGCCCAGCTCGACGGCCTCGGCTCCGCGGGGATCGGCGCCCACGAAACCCTGATTCGCTCCTTGGTACGCCTGGAGCAACCCGGCACCGACTTCACCGCCACCGCCACGCTCACGGTCAGCGGCGGTGTGACGGTCGCCCTCGACACCCGGGGCTCCATCGACGTGGCGGCCGAGCGTGCCCGGCTCACCAAGGACCGGGCCGCCGCCGAGAAGGAAGCGGCGCAGTGCCGGGCCAAGCTCGGCAACGAGGCCTTCATGGGCAAGGCCCCGGCCGATGTCGTCGCCAAGATCACCGAGCGGCTGTCGACGGCCGAGGCCGACCTGACCCGCATCGACACCGCCCTAGCCGCACTCCCGGCAGCGTGA
- a CDS encoding GNAT family N-acetyltransferase, with protein sequence MRVIREQSVTAFADLVLPWLLRDPVRNNVAAQQVQGRVDGTMPTEDGALWLLIEDAGHLASIALRTPPNALLLTAAVPEAITALTDWCLENEPRLPGVNGPIAESDAFAQQWGERTGAAVELVMGNRMFRLDRVIHPQGVRGQARLATADDRELLVSWATAFHHEATPQWPMLDYELLIDRKLGGDHLWVWVDGEPVSMLWTNPAISGVVRLSGVFTPPEHRGHGYAGGCVAAVSQHELDTRAFACSLYTDLANPTSNKIYQSLGYEPVMDARQWGFTYAD encoded by the coding sequence ATGCGTGTCATCCGAGAACAGTCCGTGACCGCCTTCGCCGATCTGGTTCTCCCGTGGCTGCTCCGCGATCCGGTCCGCAACAACGTCGCCGCCCAGCAGGTCCAGGGTCGGGTCGACGGCACCATGCCCACTGAGGACGGTGCACTGTGGCTGCTCATCGAGGACGCCGGCCACCTCGCGAGCATCGCTCTGCGTACCCCGCCGAATGCTCTTCTGCTGACCGCGGCCGTGCCGGAGGCGATCACCGCGCTCACCGACTGGTGCCTGGAGAACGAGCCGCGACTGCCCGGAGTCAACGGCCCGATCGCGGAGTCCGACGCCTTCGCCCAGCAGTGGGGCGAGCGCACCGGAGCGGCCGTCGAGCTCGTCATGGGCAATCGCATGTTCCGGCTCGACCGGGTCATTCACCCTCAGGGGGTACGCGGACAGGCGCGCCTGGCGACCGCCGACGACCGCGAGCTGCTCGTCTCGTGGGCCACCGCCTTCCACCACGAGGCGACCCCGCAGTGGCCGATGCTCGACTATGAGCTGCTCATCGACCGCAAGCTCGGCGGTGACCACCTGTGGGTCTGGGTCGATGGCGAGCCGGTCTCGATGCTCTGGACCAATCCGGCGATCTCGGGAGTCGTGCGGTTGAGCGGAGTCTTCACTCCCCCGGAGCATCGTGGCCACGGATATGCCGGCGGTTGCGTCGCCGCGGTGAGTCAGCACGAACTCGACACCAGGGCATTCGCCTGCAGCCTCTACACCGATCTCGCCAACCCGACGAGTAACAAGATTTACCAGTCGCTCGGCTACGAGCCGGTCATGGACGCCCGGCAGTGGGGTTTCACATACGCGGACTAG
- a CDS encoding DMT family transporter, translating into MYAIVLAATSALVWGAADFCGGKATQRSSTLTVTVMSQILGLPIIALGLVIIPGTPHLTDILYGMAAGVAGLGGIVLLYRGLSGGAMSVVAPITAVTSAFIPVIGGLLMGERPNPIALVGAVCAIAAIGLVSLGHSQGRGAVTPKVVLLALSAGALFGAFFLILRFADSAAGMWPMVGVRASSIPIGLFLIWRAGASLRLPRGSGALTMAAGLGDNAANMLYLLAVQRGDLSVIAPIAALYPTSTVLLALLVEKERLRPIQFGGLALAAAALVLSALPTT; encoded by the coding sequence GTGTACGCCATTGTTCTCGCTGCGACCTCCGCCCTGGTGTGGGGCGCCGCCGATTTCTGTGGCGGAAAGGCGACACAACGGTCGAGCACACTCACAGTGACCGTCATGTCACAGATTCTCGGCCTACCGATAATCGCACTCGGTTTGGTGATCATCCCGGGTACGCCACACCTCACCGACATCCTTTACGGCATGGCCGCAGGCGTGGCCGGTCTCGGCGGCATCGTCCTGCTCTACCGCGGGCTCTCCGGCGGCGCGATGTCCGTCGTGGCACCGATCACGGCCGTGACCTCGGCTTTCATTCCGGTCATCGGCGGCCTGCTGATGGGAGAGCGGCCCAACCCGATCGCCCTCGTCGGTGCCGTCTGCGCGATCGCGGCGATCGGCCTGGTCAGCCTCGGCCACTCGCAGGGCCGCGGTGCGGTGACACCCAAGGTCGTCCTCCTGGCACTCAGCGCCGGAGCGCTCTTCGGCGCCTTCTTCCTGATCCTGCGTTTCGCCGACTCCGCCGCCGGCATGTGGCCGATGGTCGGCGTCCGGGCTTCGTCGATCCCGATCGGCCTCTTCCTGATCTGGCGTGCCGGAGCATCGCTGCGGCTGCCGCGGGGCAGCGGAGCACTCACCATGGCGGCCGGGCTCGGCGACAATGCCGCCAACATGCTCTATCTGCTGGCGGTGCAGCGCGGCGACCTCTCGGTGATCGCGCCGATCGCGGCGCTCTACCCCACGAGCACGGTGCTGCTCGCACTCCTGGTCGAGAAGGAGCGGCTGAGGCCGATCCAATTCGGCGGACTCGCGCTCGCCGCCGCGGCCCTGGTCCTGAGCGCCCTCCCGACCACCTAG
- a CDS encoding helix-turn-helix domain-containing protein has protein sequence MLTDTKLDRLGTADELNAAVALHCRALRQSRGWSLDELAGRSGVSKGMLVQIEAARTNPSVGTLARVADAFGVTVSRLLEPAQDRTVHLSDAEEAPVLWRGGRGGTARLLRGLSEPDFVELWDWRLAPHEEHVSDDHQPGTREVLHILSGVLIVTVGTEEYTVGPGQTIDYLADRDHSYRNDFDTPTRFLMLVCMPPREYDRRVRPPLPR, from the coding sequence GTGTTAACCGACACAAAGCTCGACCGCCTCGGCACGGCCGACGAACTCAACGCGGCCGTCGCCCTGCACTGCCGCGCACTCCGGCAGTCCCGGGGCTGGTCACTCGATGAACTCGCCGGTCGATCCGGCGTCAGCAAGGGCATGCTCGTGCAGATCGAGGCCGCGCGGACCAACCCCAGCGTGGGCACGCTCGCCCGGGTCGCCGACGCCTTCGGCGTCACCGTCTCCCGGCTGCTCGAACCCGCGCAGGACCGCACGGTGCACCTCAGCGACGCCGAGGAGGCGCCGGTGCTGTGGCGCGGTGGGCGCGGCGGCACCGCCCGCCTGCTGCGCGGGCTCAGCGAGCCCGACTTCGTGGAGCTCTGGGACTGGCGGCTCGCGCCGCACGAGGAGCACGTCTCCGACGACCACCAGCCGGGTACGCGAGAGGTGCTGCACATCCTCAGCGGCGTGCTGATCGTGACGGTGGGGACGGAGGAGTACACGGTCGGCCCCGGCCAGACGATCGACTACCTCGCCGATCGGGATCACAGCTACCGCAACGACTTCGACACTCCGACCCGCTTCCTCATGCTGGTCTGCATGCCCCCGCGCGAATACGACCGCCGAGTCCGCCCACCCCTCCCCCGCTGA
- a CDS encoding MFS transporter: MNPNRARWAVLIIFAVHGSVTGSFASRLPWIADHVGVTSGQLGFALVMPAIGALCAMQFSAKLVQLMGGRLATQVLISAWCATLALPAFAPNLVVLSVMMLFAGACAGTADMAMNAEGVAVEGLLGRPIMSSLHGGWSVGGFLAGGLGALLAHRAIDARLHFTAVAVFLIIVGVTAGSFLPAGRKVPVGEKSGPAFSLPRGPVLIIGLVGFAAVFAEASSADWSALYLVQVLDAGEGAGALAYAFFAGAMTIARFVGDAVVRRFGAVRTTQVAGAVGTVGGVLVVVSWTPVVAMAGFVLIGVGIATVVPLAFSAAGHSTTDSVSSTNAIAGVATVAYGAGLAAPGIVGGIANVSSLTVSFGVVTVLVLIVALSAKALKPADKVSRSKPEPVLEPAIPSL, encoded by the coding sequence GTGAACCCTAACCGTGCTCGGTGGGCGGTCCTGATCATTTTTGCCGTCCATGGATCGGTGACGGGCAGCTTCGCCTCCCGACTGCCGTGGATCGCCGACCATGTCGGGGTGACATCGGGGCAGCTCGGTTTCGCACTCGTCATGCCCGCGATCGGTGCTCTCTGCGCGATGCAGTTCTCCGCGAAACTCGTGCAGCTGATGGGCGGCCGGCTCGCCACCCAGGTGCTCATCTCGGCCTGGTGCGCCACACTCGCCCTGCCCGCGTTCGCGCCGAACCTCGTCGTCCTGTCCGTCATGATGCTGTTCGCCGGTGCCTGCGCGGGTACCGCCGACATGGCGATGAACGCCGAAGGCGTCGCGGTGGAGGGACTCCTCGGGCGGCCGATCATGTCGAGCCTGCACGGTGGTTGGAGTGTCGGCGGCTTCCTCGCCGGCGGGCTCGGCGCGCTGCTGGCGCACCGGGCGATCGACGCCCGCCTGCATTTCACCGCGGTCGCGGTCTTCCTCATCATCGTCGGTGTGACCGCGGGCAGCTTCCTGCCGGCCGGGCGGAAGGTGCCGGTCGGTGAGAAGTCCGGCCCCGCTTTCTCGCTGCCGAGAGGCCCGGTGCTCATCATCGGCCTCGTCGGGTTCGCCGCGGTCTTCGCCGAGGCGTCCTCGGCCGACTGGAGCGCGCTCTACCTCGTGCAGGTGCTTGATGCGGGGGAGGGGGCGGGTGCGCTCGCCTACGCTTTCTTCGCCGGTGCCATGACGATCGCCCGGTTCGTCGGCGATGCCGTGGTCCGCCGGTTCGGAGCGGTCCGCACCACCCAGGTCGCCGGTGCGGTCGGGACCGTCGGCGGTGTCCTCGTCGTCGTCTCCTGGACTCCGGTCGTGGCGATGGCCGGATTCGTGCTGATCGGCGTCGGCATCGCCACCGTGGTGCCGCTGGCGTTCTCCGCCGCAGGGCATTCGACGACCGACAGTGTCTCCAGCACCAACGCGATCGCCGGGGTGGCGACGGTCGCCTACGGCGCCGGGCTCGCCGCACCGGGGATCGTCGGCGGCATCGCCAACGTCAGCTCGCTGACGGTCTCGTTCGGCGTGGTCACGGTGCTGGTGCTGATCGTCGCGCTCTCCGCGAAGGCGCTGAAGCCCGCTGACAAGGTCTCCCGCAGCAAGCCCGAGCCGGTCCTCGAACCCGCGATCCCCAGCCTGTAA